The genomic segment GGGCGAGGTCGCCGGTCGTGAGATGACGCAGCCTGTCGCAGGAGACCTCGGGGCCGCTCGACGGGTCGTCGTCGACGTCCGGGGTGCTGTCAGCTGCGGTGTTCTCGGCGGCCATGATCGTCTCTCCGCTGGATTTTCTTCGGATTTTCCAGCGTTCCGGTCTCGAAGATATAGGAATTCGAGGGGCGAGGTGTCAACCGCGGGGCGATGCGCCGCAGGGGGCGGAATCAACTTCAACGGAACTTTGTGGCCCTCGAGGGGAAACCGCCAGGGGGATGCGGCGATGAACCGGCAAACCCCCCAGATGGGTCGTCCTTGCGACCCGAGAGTCCCGTTCGATATTCTCCCCGGAGGTCTTCCATGAGCACCCCCATCAAGCCCCCCGGTGGTTCCCCTGAAGGGGGCCCCGAGTCGGCTGAGGCACCAGACGAGAGCGGCAGCGATGTCGGCGAGCTTCGAGACATGGTCTCGGAGAGCGGCGCGTCGGAGCGCGCCGTGTCCGATGGAGTCGTGTCCGAGAGCGCGGCCGCGTCCGCCAACACGCCCATCGACGCGCTCCGCGCCGACGTCGCGTCCGGCCGGCTCGACGCCGACCAGGCGATGGAGCGTCTCGTTCATCGCGCCCTCGCGAGCGCGCCGGGTCTCGACGAGTCCCAGCGCGCCGCCCTCGAAGCCCAGCTTCGGGAGGCGCTCGCGGAAGATCCGACCCTGATCGCCCTGCGGAAGGATCTCCAGCGTGCTTCTCCTTCGAAGCCTTGACCTGAATTTTTCGATCGCCCTCGCCCTCGCCCTCGGCGCCGTGACCCACATGGCTTCCGGGGCGTCGGCGCAGGAAACGCCACGCGTGTACATCGTGTCGGTCCCGATGGAGGCCGGCATCGACGCCGAGGCCACGCGCGCAGGCGCCGCCGCGCGCGCCGCCCTCCGCGGGATCGAGGGGGTCGACTGGCGGAGCCCGGACCAGCGCTTCCTCGGCTACGACGACGCCGCCCTTGGCATCCTCGACCGCGCGCGCGAGCAGCTCGATGCAGGGCGGCAAGCCTACCTGCAGCTCGAGCTCGACGGCGCCATCGAGCAGCTCCGGGGCGCGGTGGAGAACTTCGACGCCGCCGCGGTCGCCCTCGAGGATCCCAACGACCTCGGCCAGGCGCTCCTCTTCCTCGGGGCCAGCCACGCGTTCAACGGGCAGACCCGCGACGCCATCGAGGTCTTCCGGCGGCTGCACACGCAGATGCCCTTCATCCAGCCGGACCCGGACACCTTCCCGCCGGACGTCGTGCAGCTGTACGACCGCGCGCGCCCTCGCGACGCCCGCAGCCCGGCGGGGATCGTCTCGATCGACTCCAACCCGCAGGGCGCCATCGCCTACGTGGACTTCCTCGCGCGCGGAAGGACGCCGATCAACGTCGAGGGGCTGATCGGGGGCGACCACGTCATCCGCGTCACGCGCCCCGGCGCCACGCCGTTCGTCGAGACGCTGGGCGTGCGTCGACGCCGCGCCTCCACCTCCAACGCGTATCTCGTGGACACCCCGGGGCTCGAGGGCCTGGCCGACGCGCTCGACGAGGTCCGCGACGCGAGCATCGAGACGCTCGACGAGGTCAACCCCATCGGGCGCATCGCCGGCATGCTCGAGGTCGACAAGATCGGCGTGATCCGCGTCTCGAGCGCGGGCGACGGGCAGGTCACGATGGAGCTGCTCCTGTTCGACGCGGCCTCCGGGCGGCGCCTCGTGCGCGGGCAGGGCACGGCGCCGACCGCCGTGGGCGAGCTGGAGGCGAGCGTCCAGCGCGCCGTGTCGGGCGCGTTCGAAGCCGCGCTGCGCCCCTCGCAGGCCTCGGACGAGGAGCAGATCCCGGCGTTCACCGATGAGGAGACGCCCTTCGAGCAGAACGAGGAGCCGAGCGGCCCGCCGGAGCCGCTGATCGAACAATGGTGGTTCTGGACCATCATCGGCGTCGTCGTCGCAGGCGGGATCGCGGCCGGGATCGCCGGCGGCGTCGCGGCCCAGGGCCCCCCGCTCGGCAACGACCCAGGTGGTCAGGTCGTCTTCACCTTCTGACGGACGCACATGCTCCGACCCTCCACACTCGCCCTCTCTGGATGGGCGCTGGCGCAGCTGCTCCTCGCGGCGTGTCTCGCCGCGCCCGCCTCGGCCCAGCGGCAAGAGGTCACGGCCAGCGCGGTCATGCTCCGCGAGGCCGGCGCGACGCCCGACCAGGACGCCGTCATCTCCACCGGCCTGCGCCGCGGGTTGCGAGACGTCGAGGGGGTTCGCTTCGTTCACCCCGTCGACGTGCTCAGCACGCCCGAGTTCTCGCCCGACGTGCAGGACGCGATCGACGAGCTCGAGCCGATCGCCGACATGGTCCGCACCGGGGACGCGCGCTACGCGTACCGCCGCGCAGCCGAGATCGCGGCGCTCTTCGAGGAGAACCTCGAGCGCGTCCGCCGCACCCAGCTCGTCGACGCCTACATGCTCGCCGCGGTCGGGCGCTGTCAGGCCGGCCAGCGCCGCGAGTGCGAATCGCAGCTCCGCGACGTGATCGCCTTCCGCGAGGGCCTCGAGTACGACGAGGCGCGCTACGGCCCGGAGACGGCGGACATCTTCGCCCGCGTCCGGCTCCGCGCCCTCTCCGGCGGCCGCGGCACCCTCGTGGTCGAGACCGAGCCCTCGGGCGCCGAGATTTACGTGGACGGCCGCAGCTACGGCCCCGCGCCGGCCCGCGTCGACGGTCTGCTGGCGGGCGCGCACTACGTCACGATCAAGGAGATCGGCCACATCGAGCGCGTCGTCCGGGCGGAGGTCCGGGCCGGCCGCGAGAACGTCGAGCGCTACGAGCTGACCCCCAACCCGCGGGCTCGCCTCATCGTCAGCCCCGAAGCGCAGGCGCGCATCCGGGGGCAGCTCGGCGAGACCCGCGCGGGCCCGGCCATCCGGAGCCTCGGCAACACGCTCGGCACCGCGCAGGTCATCGTCGGGGTGCTCCGCCCCGCGGCGGGTGAGCAAGTCCACGTGCAGCTCTACCTCTACCACGTCCACACGCGGCTCCTGCAGGGGCAGCTCGAGGCGACCGTCAGCGTCGACGAGGCGGGCATGGAGCGCATGCGACAGCTGACGGCGGAGCTCTACGCGGGCGTCGACCTGTCGGGCGGGATCGCCGCGCCGGAGGACGACACCGAGCTGGTGGCCCCCCAGCCGGAGATCTACGAGCAGTGGTGGTTCTGGACCGCGACCGGCGGCGGGCTCGTCGCCATCGTGGTGGGCGTGGCGCTCGGCGTGGCGTTCGGCGGTCAGGAGAACGTGCCCGACGGTTTCCTCCGTTTCTCGGGCGACCTTCCGTGAGAGCGCGAGGCTGTGCCTCGCCCCGGGTTCGGCTCGCGCCGTGGGTGATCGTCGCCCTCTGCGGCGCGTGCGAGAACCCGCCGCCCCCGCGCGTGGAGCACTTCGAGGACGAGGAGCTGGCCGCGGAGGTCCTCGAGGAGGAGGAGCCGCGCGAGCCGTCGGAGCCGCCTCCCGCCGTGGCGGAGAACAGCTTCGAGGCGCGCTCCCGGGACGTTCGCGACCGGCAGCCTCCGCCCGTCGTCCCGGCCGCGCACGGGGACGACGAGTTCGACGGCGAGGAGCCGGTGCCCGCGCGCCGCTACGTCTACCGGGTCCGCATGGTGGTCCCCGGAGGGCTCGGCGAGAGCGACGTGACCATGATCCCGCCGGCGGCCGAGCTCTTCGTCGACGTGGCGCATCAGCGGCTGCGCGCGCGCTTCGCGGGGCGCGGCTGGCCGGTCCCGGCCGGCTCGGAGGTCCGCCTGCGGCGCGACCGCCCGGGCGTGTACGTCTTCGACGGCGAGGGCGGGCGGCCGCTCGAGCCGGGGATGCTGGCGGCCTGGTTCGAGGGCGGGCGGGTGACCCGGCGCGGCCCGCCGCTCCGGGTGTTCACGCACTGGGGCTTCACGCGGCGGCAGCCCGAGCCGGACGACGTCTCGGCGCCGGGAGAGCTGATGTGCGCGTTCCTCGCGGAGCTCGCCGGGGAGCCTCGCGAGAACGTCATGCGTCGCTGCGAGCGCGGCGCGCCGCACCTCTGGCGCATGGGTTTCTGGCGCGCCGAGCAGACGGCCGG from the Sandaracinaceae bacterium genome contains:
- a CDS encoding PEGA domain-containing protein — translated: MYIVSVPMEAGIDAEATRAGAAARAALRGIEGVDWRSPDQRFLGYDDAALGILDRAREQLDAGRQAYLQLELDGAIEQLRGAVENFDAAAVALEDPNDLGQALLFLGASHAFNGQTRDAIEVFRRLHTQMPFIQPDPDTFPPDVVQLYDRARPRDARSPAGIVSIDSNPQGAIAYVDFLARGRTPINVEGLIGGDHVIRVTRPGATPFVETLGVRRRRASTSNAYLVDTPGLEGLADALDEVRDASIETLDEVNPIGRIAGMLEVDKIGVIRVSSAGDGQVTMELLLFDAASGRRLVRGQGTAPTAVGELEASVQRAVSGAFEAALRPSQASDEEQIPAFTDEETPFEQNEEPSGPPEPLIEQWWFWTIIGVVVAGGIAAGIAGGVAAQGPPLGNDPGGQVVFTF
- a CDS encoding PEGA domain-containing protein is translated as MLRPSTLALSGWALAQLLLAACLAAPASAQRQEVTASAVMLREAGATPDQDAVISTGLRRGLRDVEGVRFVHPVDVLSTPEFSPDVQDAIDELEPIADMVRTGDARYAYRRAAEIAALFEENLERVRRTQLVDAYMLAAVGRCQAGQRRECESQLRDVIAFREGLEYDEARYGPETADIFARVRLRALSGGRGTLVVETEPSGAEIYVDGRSYGPAPARVDGLLAGAHYVTIKEIGHIERVVRAEVRAGRENVERYELTPNPRARLIVSPEAQARIRGQLGETRAGPAIRSLGNTLGTAQVIVGVLRPAAGEQVHVQLYLYHVHTRLLQGQLEATVSVDEAGMERMRQLTAELYAGVDLSGGIAAPEDDTELVAPQPEIYEQWWFWTATGGGLVAIVVGVALGVAFGGQENVPDGFLRFSGDLP